A window of Bactrocera dorsalis isolate Fly_Bdor chromosome 4, ASM2337382v1, whole genome shotgun sequence genomic DNA:
TAGCAGTGCTGCTCACAAGAGACTCTGTGCTGGTGGCGAAATTACTTGTAACTTTTTCTGTTGTTTCAGTGACCACGGGTTGTTCTGCAACTATTGTAGGCCCAACGCTGGTAACACCCGCCGTAATATCTACAATCGATTTCGAAGTGGAGCTGCTGTAGGCCGGACTACTTTCTGTCGTTGAAATGCTTGAAACTTCTACATTTGGTTTTGTTGAACTAACGAAAGAATTGTCTGTAGTTGTTGTGCTTGTTGAGTCGCGGCTATTATCAATGCTGTTGCCAGTTGTTGATTTGGGAGTATTTGTGGTAGACTGTGGCGCAAAACTTATATTTGCTTCTTCGGTAGTTGTTCTAGGTCTGGCCGTTGTCGTGCCTGCGTTGAATTTAAAACCAAGTCCAAAACTGCCGCCAAACTTCCCACTGGCAGCTAGTTTGCCACCGCCACCAATATTGCCACCCGCACCAATGCTACCACCAGCACCAGCGCCACCGCTAAAACTCGATAGCaaactatttataaaatttaatttgtggctTATAAGGTTCATCGGCAATTGGAAAAGACCACCGAATGCCGACGATGTTGATGAGGAGGAGGAGTATGCTGTTGAGCTTGAAGATGAAGTACTGTCAGTGGATGGTGCTGGAAGAAAACGATAGATCTGTTAAGAGTTAccgagttttaaaaattaagaactaAGGTGGTAATGGATTCGAAATGAAAACCGAAGCTATTAAAGGTTTTCTGGACAAGTCCCGtaacaaaatactaaatttttttactgaaatttattGAGTAGATGATATAATTTtagttcttcaaattttttatctacGTCCTACATATGACACCTCTATATGAAAAGTCAGTCAGACtgcaaattatttgaaattaatccTTTGAGTgccaaaaatataaagtaatacCTCAGTTAATGTGAGggttttataaaagtttatttagGTATCAGATTAACCTTAAGAAATAAAGCTGTTCGTTTTCatgtatttcatttaattatctgAGATATTGATTATTTATAGGACTCCTCAGAATTTTCTAAAGAGATCATGGtattcatatacaaatattcaataaaaaggcAGCCGTTTGCTTGTCTAACAGGTACCGCCCTTGATAGGCAATGGAAAAGTTCCGAGTGTATTTTGGTTATTCTCATAAAATCGATGGTTAGGTGCCTTGAACCCATCAAAAATCTATTTATGTGCCTTTTTCCTACCTTTTTGTCGTATGAAGAAGGAAGTTTCGGGATAATTCTACCTCGCCTTCCTCCAAATAGATTTTTCCTGTAAGTTTTTTAAGCTTAGGGACATCGATTGTTAGAGAGAAAGGTCAACCTCGAAGACACCGTTTATTTGTCTAACAAGTATTGCCCTTGCCAGGCAATGGCAAAGATCCGATTGTATTTTtgtcaaatatcaaaaaatatcaaaatatccaTGCTTAGGTGCCTTGAACCCTTCAAAAATCTGCTTaagttttttttgctatttctggCATATCAAGAAGAAAGTTTCAAATTGATTCTACCTCGCTTCCTTCAAATAGCTTCTAAAAGTGGGATCCCGTAAGTTTTTTAAGTTCACTATAGAGACACCGATAGAGTAATAACCAGAAAAATCACTTCAACTAGAGAAAGGTGAAAAGTGAACCTTGGTGAAGGCGAAAAACTCATCCGATCGACGTACTTCGTGGCACACAGAACTTACGACTGCCCAAATATATACCAGTGCTAGCTGAGACCTGTTCCCATTCTGTTTTCCCTTTTCTTGCAATCAGCTTCACAAAGTTGAAAGCGTCAATAAAAAAACGTAACATAGAGAATTCTGCGTGGATGTGGTAATCTTGTGAGATTTCTATAGACACCTCATTCGATTGATTCGAAAACTTATGATAAATAAGGCTATGTCCACATAATTCGACTGAACGATGcctgaaaaaagaaattaaatcaaaaagcGACAGCTGAAAGGCTTCGTATCTAATCAACAAAGCCGTGCAAAGGTTTATCATTGAATCCTCAACAGTAAAGTATAAAATTTGAACGACTCTGGATTGCAAAACTGACTCTGATACTATGAGCGGGTTCTCGAACAATTTCTGGAACTATTGTGCACCACTTTTcgctttcaaaattttatcacTGATTTTTGAATACCACTTTCATTCATTTCTGTTAAAACTTTCGCCTTCATattcttcatatattttcagCCATACATACCTCTCGTCGTCAAAACGAAGAAATTCGGGGGCAAGAAAAGAAATGGCTTCGCTTCAGCCTGTTGCCACAGGACCGCTGTGGTGCCGAATAATAGAAgcaatattgcaaattttgacatatttatttttcaaatttaagaacGTAAATTATTCAATCGAAGAATTCTACTTCCGCCACTATTTCACTACTTCACTTGCGACTGCCTTCACAATTTGCCAAACAATTTCGTACTAATATCGAGGTTTTGGTAAATTAGCAACTTAAACCGCGGCCAAACCGCGAAGTTAAAGTAAAGTTGTATAACAAAAGTGAGAAATATCTTAGCAGGTGTTTATggctgtatgtgtgtctgtgttttGAGGTGTTTTAGTGCGAATGAATGACGGTAAGCCGCAGAGTTGAGCGAAATCAATGGATATTTGCATAGCTAGCACTATTCTTACCACATCTCTTTCATCTCCTTTGCTTAgagatttaagatttttatgTTTGCCATACCTTTTGTCACctctgcatgtatgtgtgttggtgcaCAGATTTGTGTGTAGCTGCGTGTGATTTGTGAATTCTCAAACAACGCGATGAGCCATGTTAAGcgtttttcatttttgcatAGACCTTCTAGACTAATTATGGTTATTAATAAAGCACCTCGCCAAAGTtgtagtatttttaatttattcataaatgataaaataaacaaaCCTCAACTCGTAATAAGTTTATTCCTCTCACAATGTCTTACAGTGTTAGTTGCGAGTGCGTGCCTGATGAGGCGACAATTTCAGACTTCAATTGCGCACCTTTAACCCGCGCTTAGGTAAATTTCATAAGAAATACTTTCTTAGCGCTAATGGTGGTCCATTGACCttctttttttgaaagaaatatttttgtatgaggTTGCCAAATCGGTCTTGTGTTTATATctgcttatgtacatatatagttggAAGTTCACACTAAATTCTGCAGTTAGTTTGTTCAAATTTCTTCCGTTTGTGGCATGTGCTTTGATTTTATGCGACAAATGGCGGCGCTGCAAAGATTTAGGAACCTCGGAATGGAGCATGGATGTTTACGAAAAACTTTTTCTAAGCCAAAATATGCTATGAGGTTGACCATCGTCTGGTTGGTCGAAGTCACGTAACAAATCCAAGTTTTACGTAAGAGAGGGGGCTATCTCTTTATTTGTTTGTTCTATTTTGAGTTTTATCAACAATTCTATTACCTTCTTGATATTCTGCTTAATGAAAAATCAATCTATCAATCGATATAGAACAGAGACTTTAAGTTGAttctgtacatatataaattgcttaaaatacaaatttctgaGGTAAACTCATTTCAAAACGACTTCgtttatacgagggctgtccgataaataaccgacctcaacgtgaagctagcggcacatctgaaaaaaaagtttctacttcaaattgtgcatattataatagctactcgccaaaatttcagaaatttatcttgcgcaattatctgttgacagtcgtttttgtgagtctatttcggtgatttccccaaaatggaaaaaatttaatatcgagctgtaattaaatttttatttttgaaaggcaatacgccttcacaaatcaaagatgagttggactctgtgtatggtgactctgcaccatcgtttaccaccgtaaaattttgggcagctgaatttaaacgtggtcgcaggagcttggaagatgatgaacgtcctgggcgtccaaaaactgtaaccactaacgataacatcgctaaagttcaacAATTGGTACTAGaagaccgccggattaaagttagagaaatagctgagattatgaagatgtcaaaagaaacagtttgtcacatattaaaccaagatttgggcatgaaaaagctgtccgcgcgttgggtgccgcgtttgcttacgctagaccacaaacatgcgcgcatgaacatttccagcgctctgttggctcagtttagaggcaataaaacccgtttttggcgccgattgataactgtagacgaaacttggattcatcattatacgcccgaaacaaaaaaccaatctaaacagtggattgaaaagggggaaccagccccaaaaaaacctaaagcggtgtattcggctgggaaagtgatggcgagtgttttttgggacagccatggaattatttttatcgactatcttaaAAAAGGAAAACCATAAcaggacaagctaaaggaagaaatttcgaaaaatcggccacatttgcagaaaaagaaagtcttgttccaccaagacaacgcaccatctcacacctcaacagtcgccatggcgaaaatccacgaattgcggtccgaactgcttgaccatccaccttattcaacggatctagcaccaagcgacttttttttgtttcctcaacttaaaactgcgctcggcggcagATGAGGAGGCAatcgccaagtactatttggaagggttgcagagatgggagcatcactgggagaagtgtgtggagttacaaggagactatgtagaaaaataaaaaaaaaaaaaaaattgaaaaagtcgcgggcatcatggttaggtcggttatttatcggacagccctcgtatcaAACCTTTTTATGAAGTTGGTGTCCTTCTTTATtggccgagtttacaacagcgcgccagtcgatCTTTCTTTTCCAAGCGAacccaggtccttcttcacctggtctttcctttgcttcccatcgtttggtatcgaacggctcgcagaggtccttcccgatcctgacggagcttttggtatttctcagtttacacagccgtattagttttgcggggctactaaattcagacatagcggcacaTTCCTTTTCGTGTTGCCAAAAGCTGTTTTGAAATTGACGAAAGgcggtgtgtgtcgatcttcctttcacggatcttttcgaAGATTTGGTGTATGTTGAATATCTGGCCAGTTGTtaattttccaggcctaaagctacactgataaggaccaatcagtttgttgacggtgggctttgatatttcacacaatacatTATCCGTCAAGTAATGTCATAACTTACAGTTGGTCTGCGTTTGTCTGCCTTGGGATGACTTAAAATTCTATCCAAAAGCTGTAGGCTTATTCCTGCTGCGTGTGGAATAAAAGTCGTCAACTTAACTCAACCTTAGTTTGGtgtaaaaaatgcaatatattaaaTGTTCATCTTTCAATCCATCGCTAACTCCTATCCTCAATTAAGAATCGGACGAAAAGTCTTGAAAACGTAAGATAATGCGTCGGAATGTGCTACTTTCGCATTAACTTTGGTCTCCATGTTTCATGTGAGTTAAATAATACGGACTTTAAGATCACGTGCAGAAATCGCACACATTGTACATAATTGTCATTAGCGAACTTCCAAAAATCCTTCAAAAGTGTCGAGTAGACGTCGGTGTCGTATtgagtatatatatagtataaaaatagtatAGATATATAACTTACAACAATTTATCATACCTATATTCCACAACCTTCTCCCTAaggataactttttttcaaacctTCATCGAATACAGTAAAATCAATGTGAAAATTGATTTCATAACTTAACAGCAGCAACACAATATTTAAACAGTTCTTACAGTACAGAGCTCAGCCTCCAGAAAACTCTTGTATCAGTCCATACGTCTATTTCGTTGACAAAACCACTGAATTCCTATTCGTGAACTACGCTTGAAACTGCACTGTACCTTAACTTCAAAAAGATCCAATTCTATTAGGCATAATGaaattttctggaaaaaattgaaaaacgagAATCTTAACTTAGTGATTTTCATATAAGAGATGTATGGGGCGTAGCTCAATCAAGTCACAGGTAAACTAACCTTGCGGTCTCTTTATACTCCGGCACAAAATATCTTTCGGTGGTCACGTTATTTCGGACCTGTTAACGAAGCTCTGCcttattaagaattttaattaaagggtgagcctgctttagaagcttcaaaaaaatcgattttttttttctaaaatctctttaaaaataatctgagAATATGTCTCCAAAGTTCTAGATAGAaactcgaaatattttcgaagctaaaAGGAGAAATAGTGACCgcgcgtctagcagatatatgagcgcttggacaGAAAGcgaaactttgacgcgcgatttctcggtttttcatttttacgatttttcttaattggcgggcaggatagaaaaaaactaaacgtcgtatggaattggggcaaagtttattatctttggcattaaattatcttctatttaaactaaaaaaaaataagaaacgtcaagtttgaacatatttttaaacaacataaagtgaaatttttttgatcaaaaaccactttttttcaatttatggaatttcttagtttaactcgaagataaattattaaaaaatatgaatctttttgatttttttgtttccgacataaattgcgacctgcatcctggcCGCCGTCCGACcaatgcacatgcgagatgcatcgggcaattgtTTCCCAAaagcagaatatcaaagatttcgtatccaaaaaatttatgaatgatGCTTAaacatataactataaaccatagaaatttcactttaatcaattatttctttccttcccaaaaaactcctaaaaaaattgaattttttaagcctttaaagcaggctccccacttaaaactaaattttcattgGCTTTCTAACATCATTTGAGACCAGCAGCttggtttttataaaatacaggACATCACCATGATTTGTTGGGTCTGATAgattattacaaattaaaaaaaaaaatctctaaattAATGTCTCATATCGACATCATAATATTTACATCATTTGACTAATCATTTGATGGCAAATTCATACACAGCAACCTTAAGTATATTATTAGCTGCTTATAAAGTTTTTCTTAAGCCTTTGCCACAAGGCATATTTTTTACTTCTTGAAGACGCAATTAGCGCTAATTACCCATTTACAGCCAAAAACGAGCAAAGTtgctaattaaataaaacaaacaaattcaaatCTCCAATCCAAGCTAGGTTTTGTTGCTTCACCTTTACATACTCTCtcaaaaaacaaactaaaatcaAATAGATAAACATATAAACACTCGTTAActtaacatatatgtacatatgtatattacataacTGTAGTCATCTTAACAATGTTAGCTGCGACATTGAACTTGGCATTACTTGGCCACCAACAATTTACCGTCTTTAGCTGGCAAAGCCATGGTAGCGAAAGCGTACGAACTTGAAGTCTTTTGTTTTTCGACAAACAGTGAGTGGAATTTGCATATTTAAGCTTTAACATTGAAATTATGTTATTTAACAGTAGCGAAAGAGCTTTATGTGTGCATATTGTTAATTCGAGCTTTTCCTTGATTGTTtactatttgctttatttggaTCACTGTGAGGTAGCAGTTCAAACTGTTGGAAAAGATATTGGCCAATTTCATACATTTAACGTCAAATTTTGAAGAACacgtacaaggtgcgttccaaagtaaactggacttaaaaaaaaaagaaaaaaatttttttttggcaaaatctatttattttatttaaaatagtctcctttttccacggtccaaaagcatgtcgaacgagtgttttagctcgttagctcgttgcatttttccgaaaaggaagaagtctcacggtgccatatcaggtgaatacggagaatggttaatatttaaaatgtgatttttggtcaaataatcgtcgaTAGAtgatgttggattctgagcatttttggtcgtcagtcaatttgtgcggaacaaaccgtgcacacacctttcgttgttcggtcaaaatgcgataaatcgatgttttagagatgttcaattccatttccatgaatttcaatgatgatttcggctgagttttgatgaattcacgcacagtttcgatggaatttccggtgatcattTTTAATTGGCCCAcagttgatcgtcatttatatcCTCATGACCACTTTGGAAACTTTGAAACCAAAATGTTGCCAAAACAGTTAATATCGGACTATCATATAGATGTCATATAAATTGAGCGATAAAAATCAAGACAATGATATTCATAAGACATATATTTCCATATTCAGTAGCATTAATTCGACTTGAATGTTTTTTGTATCAAGCCATGATATACTCGTATCAAAGAACTACCAAAACGTTTACGTTTTCATTTTTCTCCAAAATACTATTTTATAAGCTATCGAAGTGGCTTAAAATTTTCCCAATTCCACATATCAGGAGAAAATGAAAACGCGTATTATTTCAGTGTTAGCTATCAATCTTCGAACTGCATTATCATTATCCTTGACAACAGCTAACAACGATAAAACATTCTCTGCTCATTGAAATAGATTTCTAGACTTCTTaagcatttgtttgcatttttgcatcgGCATATTatgacatatttataatttaatataaatatgtaatctCCCATATGGATATGTGATCACAAGTTATACTTGAGTGTCTTAGCATTGATCGGGGCATTGCTTTGGCTCCGTGCTATTGTGGTTAATTCACAACTAAGTTGTTGGCCAATGGTCAATGCAATTGTCATAATCCATGTTAGGCACAAAAACCGAATACACACAACTATATATAACTgcatattgaaattaaatatttttattgtctcGTTATAAGTCTTTAACAGCAGTAGGTCAATTTGTAGTGAATAATTGtgatatttacatacttgcacAAGTGCAAAATAATACCAGCAGACACAATAAAAAcagattttaaagaaaacatcGCAGACTTTGGCCATAAACCGTCATTTGAGATGTTTCATTTTGAAGTCTATTGATTTTTCTATactatttataattatgttgtTATAAGTATTTTGttctaagtatgtgtgtgtgcactttgTCGGCAcaattatatactttataacaAAATCGAGCTTTTTCCTTTGTTAATTAGTCTTTATCTAAACATTCCCTCATTTTCCAGAtacttcataaatttttattgtcataAATAATGGAATGATACGAGGGCTGcgatatatatttctggcctaataatgaaaataggcatatttatcaacgaaaatgttttttttttctcgttggatttggctcgtcttggaagacccacacggtcgattgctgttttgtttcgggctcataagcatagatccatgattcgtcacctgtgacgatcctATAAACgtgttttgaagcaccgcgatcgtattattttagcatttctttacaccaatccaaacgagcctttttttgagcgattgtcaaattgtgcgggatccaacgagaacaaacctttttttacggtgttcatgcaatatcgaatgtatgctggtgggaaaaatgcataggcatgcctctatctgaaggtatgttacatgacggtcttgcattatcagttcacgtacggcatcgatgctttctggcacaacggctgggtgaccttcacggaattcgtctttgagcgagagtcggccacgattgaattcgttgtaacagtttttcac
This region includes:
- the LOC105222644 gene encoding uncharacterized protein LOC105222644, with amino-acid sequence MSKFAILLLLFGTTAVLWQQAEAKPFLFLPPNFFVLTTRAPSTDSTSSSSSTAYSSSSSTSSAFGGLFQLPMNLISHKLNFINSLLSSFSGGAGAGGSIGAGGNIGGGGKLAASGKFGGSFGLGFKFNAGTTTARPRTTTEEANISFAPQSTTNTPKSTTGNSIDNSRDSTSTTTTDNSFVSSTKPNVEVSSISTTESSPAYSSSTSKSIVDITAGVTSVGPTIVAEQPVVTETTEKVTSNFATSTESLVSSTAKSTITPTTEKYSTEVDSTSETVLSSTIGTVNEDKPTVVAQTPAIVTTTEKVAEPLTFTTERIEDNGSIDGDVDRTDKPEAEVTTASVYSGDKGKETGGYNYEKHEVSNGVSGKGYAYQKPRPDYDNEIIPSKPSNMYLPVL